A window of Danaus plexippus chromosome 12, MEX_DaPlex, whole genome shotgun sequence contains these coding sequences:
- the LOC116772361 gene encoding small nuclear ribonucleoprotein F: MAASMPINPKPFLNSLTGKAVLVKLKWGHEYKGLLVSADGYMNLQLANTEEIVDGSCTGNLGEVLIRCNNVLYVRGAEEEDEEGEMKE; encoded by the exons ATGGCGGCGTCAATGCCTATAAATCCTAAGCCCTTTTTAAATAGCCTAACAGGAAAGGCTGTATTAGTCAAATTAAAATGGGGACATGAATATAAAGGACTTTTAGTGTCTGCCGACGGTTATATGAATTTGCAGTTAGCAAATACAGAAGAGATTGTCGATGGTTCTTGCACAG GTAATTTGGGAGAAGTTTTGATTAGGTGTAATAATGTGCTGTATGTAAGAGGTGCCGAGGAAGAAGATGAGGAAGGAGAAATGAAAGAATAA
- the LOC116772292 gene encoding SUMO-activating enzyme subunit 2: MVARVAGVFDEKLTEAIANSKILVVGAGGIGCEILKNLVLTGFPQIEIIDLDTIDVSNLNRQFLFHKEHVGKSKAQVAKDSALSFNPNVNIVAHHDSVISNDYGVSYFKQFNIVLNALDNRVARNHVNRMCLAANVPLIETGTAGYAGQVELIKKGVTQCYECQPKAPQKSFPGCTIRNTPSEPIHCIVWAKHLFNQLFGEEDPDQDVSPDTADPEAAGDAGSTALTSESSSGNVERKSTRTWAAETNYDPEKLFAKLFGDDIRYLLSMENLWKKRRPPTPLSWDSLPGKDNIEIQHSGLPDQRVWSVYECAQVFAASCKALQTDLKSRPEGDHLVWDKDEKSAMDFVTACANIRSHIFNIPLKSRFEIKSMAGNIIPAIATANAIVAGLAVLRAQALLKGELETCTSVYLRPKVNHRGQLFVPEKTLTPPNPKCYVCSPKPEVALACNLKHLTLKDLNTAFKEGLNMQAPDATVEGKGLVVLSSEPGETDHNNEKTLEEIGLNDGCALLVDDFLQNYEVRVRLQQEDEEKTWRLVTDADSPMLGPKEEKTANGSSGSEPKPGPSRSKEDSDSDMEIIEEDDDGEPKPKPPKRRRTEMTDEVVELC, translated from the exons ATGGTTGCGAGAGTAGCTGGTGTGTTTGACGAAAAGCTTACTGAAGCCATTGCAAATTCTAAAATCTTAGTAGTCGGTGCCGGCGGTATAGGttgtgaaatattaaagaatctCGTTTTGACAGGATTCCCTCAAATTGAAATC ATCGACCTTGATACAATCGACGTAAGCAATCTAAATAgacaatttttgtttcacaaaGAGCATGTGGGGAAATCAAAGGCACAGGTGGCCAAAGACAGTGCACTCAGTTTCAATCCCAACGTAAATATAGTTGCACATCATGACAGTGTTATTAG TAATGACTACGGTGTGAGTTATTTCAAGCAGTTCAATATTGTCCTGAATGCCTTGGACAACCGTGTTGCCAGAAATCATGTCAACAGAATGTGTCTTGCTGCAAACGTTCCTCTTATTGAAACGGGAACAGCTGGTTACGCTGGACAG gtgGAGCTTATAAAGAAGGGTGTGACACAGTGTTACGAATGCCAACCGAAGGCTCCACAAAAATCCTTCCCAGGTTGCACTATAAGGAACACCCCGTCTGAACCGATCCACTGCATCGTATGGGCCAAGCATCTTTTCAATCAACTGTTTGGTGAAGAGGACCCTGACCAGGATGTCAGTCCCGATACAGCTGACCCAGAAGCTGCGGGGGATGCAGGTTCAACTGCTCTAACATCAGAGAGCAGCTCAGGAAACGTTGAGAGGAAAAGTACAAGAACATGGGCCGCAGAAACCAATTATGATCCAGAAAAGTTATTTGCTAAGTTATTTGGTGATGATATCCGGTACCTGCTGTCGATGGAGAATCTGTGGAAGAAACGCAGGCCACCCACACCGTTATCCTGGGATAGCTTACCAGGGAaagataatatagaaatacaaCATTCAGGGTTGCCAGATCAAAGAGTGTGGTCCGTGTATGAATGTGCTCAG GTATTTGCTGCCAGTTGCAAAGCTCTTCAAACAGATCTTAAAAGCCGTCCTGAAGGTGATCATCTGGTTTGGGATAAAGATGAAAAGAGTGCTATGGACTTTGTCACTGCCTGTGCTAATATCAGAtcacatattttcaatattccaCTCAAATCacgatttgaaattaaat ctaTGGCTGGCAATATAATACCAGCAATCGCCACAGCTAATGCAATCGTGGCGGGTTTGGCAGTATTACGCGCGCAGGCGTTACTAAAAGGAGAGCTTGAAACTTGTACTAGTGTTTATCTAAGACCTAAAGTCAATCACCGCGGACAACTATTTGTACCCGAAAAAA CCTTAACACCACCAAATCCTAAATGTTATGTGTGTTCTCCGAAACCGGAAGTAGCATTAGCCTGTAACCTGAAACATCTTACACTTAAAGACCTGAATACGGCGTTCAAAGAAGGTCTTAACATGCAGGCTCCTGACGCTACAGTGGAAGGCAAAGGTCTTGTTGTACTCTCATCTGAGCCGGGCGAAACTGATCACAACAACGAAAAGACTTTAGAAGAAATCGGCCTAAACGACGGCTGTGCCTTACTGGTCGACGATTTCCTGCAAAACTACGAAGTACGAGTGCGCCTACAGCAGGAGGACGAGGAAAAAACATGGCGCTTAGTTACAGACGCAGATTCGCCAATGCTCGGCCCGAAAGAGGAAAAGACCGCCAACGGTTCGAGCGGTTCCGAACCGAAACCCGGCCCGTCACGCTCCAAGGAAGACAGCGATAGTGACATGGAAATTATCGAGGAGGACGATGACGGCGAACCGAAACCGAAACCGCCAAAACGTAGGCGAACCGAAATGACCGATGAAGTAGTCGAACTCTGCTAG
- the LOC116772360 gene encoding trimethylguanosine synthase: MSEYYSHYHRWEALAEFNFYIDENEEMYDDNYIYCLCSRAFIRDVKTYLGDKECGSESDAEVIESQVDDQSHVHFSVDTSYKVKCEKDESASCYCSASHTENYCSTDELDPSHIHNYPSHPLQPSDSGADLTYQDCHSDYITHDKVERIDKEFSNDSDTNENYLSQDTWEKFWQFNGERIIWASWIKKYSDYINPSYLEENNDLIMDDNTAPKQSAEAICNHVESNGVENERRERKFSYDSKVNPYKTKESVEDRSDKNNQSANKDDALRRRRSLSEHDRILSPWTLTGTDSMTNVTKLTLSSYNVTSSHVTSESTPTGEYSMSSSTSSDDQFNDQTRIQNIEEYNEEVSEEIDTDDYWQFLWKKHFGEQYALHYAKYIECYSELQAIQINTNDIENKMEETKVIDGECENSEGNSLEMPSVIEVQTQINQIKLEEKVSKPKKRGKKASNRVISSVGVLLQNLLRDQKEKEANEPIDAGDDKTKTGDNGDTVELKVESRTSINNSQTNASVVQHNDEGDGNDPYEDRPTTLKRSHQLDEDDSSEKIKSTIEMMGFSVDPEKIPKGELIYRNKFGKLRPPRYKKFAAAKKTYFDDDGNSYTFDEKPYQSQESQDDCEMQTDEDGPEIQSDVEKVKNVENEEKRSMSKKSKDRKTLQNDREADVSVNLSETVIDDTKIENPEGLTLDQTKRKRRQKRYKNEEESSDMPEELKGEPKMLKYWKKRHSLFHRFDDGIRLDRESWFSVTPENVARHIANKCQYDVVVDAFCGAGGNTIQFAKTSKKVIAIDIDPIKIEMAKHNAAVYGVSDRIQFIVGDFFELAHTLTADMVFLSPPWGGPSYSQNTEYCIETMLEPKPASELMRVARHINTNVTLYLPRNTRTEQILSLAQEAGGSVEIEQSFLDRRFIAITAYFY; the protein is encoded by the exons ATGTCTGAGTATTATAGTCACTATCATCGGTGGGAAGCTTTagcagaatttaatttttatatcgacGAAAATGAAGAAATGTACGACGAcaactatatttattgtttatgtagCCGTGCTTTTATAAG GGATGTCAAGACATATTTGGGAGACAAAGAATGTGGAAGCGAGAGTGATGCTGAAGTGATAGAGTCCCAGGTGGACGATCAGTCTCATGTGCATTTCTCTGTGGATACATCATATAAAGTGAAGTGTGAg AAAGATGAGAGCGCCAGCTGTTATTGTAGCGCATCACACACAGAAAACTATTGTTCGACCGACGAACTTGATCCGTCACATATTCACAACTATCCCTCACATCCTCTACAACCGAGCGATAGCGGAGCTGATCTCACATATCAAGATTGTCATTCCGATTACATTACGCATGATAAAGTCGAGAGAATCGATAAAGAGTTCTCAAATGACTCTGATaccaatgaaaattatttatcacagGATACATGGGAAAAATTTTGGCAATTTAATGGTGAGAGGATCATTTGGGCCTCTTGGATAAAGAAGTACAGTGACTACATCAATCCATCATATCTAGAGGAAAACAATGATCTCATCATGGATGACAATACTGCACCGAAACAATCTGCGGAAGCCATTTGCAACCACGTTGAAAGTAATGGAGTGGAAAATGAGAGAAGGGAAAGGAAATTTTCATATGACTCCAAAGTGAATCCGTATAAGACTAAAGAATCCGTTGAAGACAgaagtgataaaaataatcaaagcgCAAACAAAGACGACGCATTGCGTAGACGGCGGTCGTTGTCGGAACACGATCGTATACTTAGTCCGTGGACGCTAACAGGAACTGACTCAATGACTAATGTGACAAAACTTACATTGTCTAGTTACAATGTTACTTCGAGTCACGTGACTTCCGAGTCCACACCTACAGGCGAATATAGTATGTCCTCATCGACATCTTCCGATGACCAATTCAATGATCAAACcagaatacaaaatattgagGAATATAATGAAGAAGTATCAGAAGAGATAGACACAGACGATTATTGGCAGTTCCTTTGGAAGAAACATTTCGGGGAGCAGTATGCATTGCATTACgctaaatatatagaatgctACAGTGAACTCCAAGCAATACAGATCAATACGAACgacattgaaaacaaaatggaaGAAACCAAAGTGATTGATGGCGAATGCGAAAATAGTGAGGGCAATTCACTAGAAATGCCGTCGGTGATTGAAGTTCAGACACAAatcaatcaaatcaaattagAGGAAAAAGTTTCGAAACCGAAAAAGAGAGGGAAAAAAGCTAGCAATCGCGTCATAAGCTCGGTCGGAGTTTTGTTGCAAAATCTTCTAAGAGATCAGAAAGAAAAAGAGGCTAATGAACCAATAGATGCGGGTgatgataaaacaaaaaccgGTGATAATGGTGATACTGTGGAACTAAAGGTCGAAAGCAGAACtagtattaataattctcaaaccAACGCCAGCGTTGTTCAACATAATGACGAGGGAGATGGCAATGATCCCTATGAAGATAGACCAACTACTTTGAAACgaag tcATCAATTAGACGAAGACGACAGCTCGGAGAAGATAAAATCGACAATAGAGATGATGGGTTTTTCAGTAGACCCAGAGAAAATACCGAAAGGTGAATTGATTTATAGGAATAAATTCGGTAAACTCCGTCCGCCGCGATACAAGAAATTCGCTGCGGCCAAAAAAACTTACTTCGATGACGACGGTAATTCATACACATTTGACGAGAAACCGTATCAG AGCCAAGAATCACAGGACGATTGTGAAATGCAAACAGACGAAGATGGTCCCGAAATACAATCGGATGTTGAGAAAGTTAAAAACGTTGAAAATGAGGAGAAGAGATCTATGAGCAAGAAATCTAAAGATCGTAAAACACTTCAAAATGACCGTGAGGCGGATGTTAGTGTAAATTTGTCCGAAACAGTAATAGATGATACGAAAATAGAAAATCCCGAAGGTTTAA CTTTGGACCAAACAAAACGCAAACGTCGGCAAAAGAGGTATAAAAATGAAGAAGAATCATCAGACATGCCGGAAGAATTGAAGGGGGAACCTAAGATGCTCAAGTATTGGAAGAAAAGACACTCGCTATTTCATAG GTTTGATGACGGCATCCGTTTGGATCGCGAGAGCTGGTTCAGCGTGACCCCCGAAAACGTAGCGCGACATATAGCCAATAAGTGTCAATATGATGTGGTCGTGGATGCCTTCTGTGGAGCCGGAGGAAATACCATACAGTTTGCTAAAACCAGCAAGAAAG TCATCGCAATAGACATAGATCCAATAAAGATAGAAATGGCAAAGCACAACGCGGCAGTCTACGGCGTCTCCGACAGGATACAGTTCATTGTTGGTGATTTCTTCGAATTAGCGCACACGCTGACAGCTGATATGGTGTTTTTGAGTCCACCCTGGGGTGGGCCTAGCTATTCTcag AACACAGAATACTGTATAGAAACAATGCTGGAACCTAAACCGGCCTCAGAGCTGATGAGAGTGGCGCGTCACATTAACACTAACGTCACGTTGTATCTGCCAAGAAATACGAGGACGGAACAG ataTTGTCATTGGCACAAGAGGCGGGTGGGTCTGTGGAAATAGAACAGAGTTTTCTTGATAGAAGATTTATTGCTATTACAGCATACttttattga
- the LOC116772529 gene encoding uncharacterized protein LOC116772529, which produces MSITVKFDIIPTYIIIYIFFLPQHYVSRISSYRNNNTMPPKKGKGKDTTQAAKAMAMGPPPKPKKIPPPPACFGPDDLAKFKEMFKAHDEEGIDKVKLEAIPLMLRKLGFNPKTAEIKELFRLFLEDDLVDTVEYHEWLFMIEAKMNWGDDFEVEVTKAFAALAHDDEDTGIADLELLREELMTWGEPLTEIEFVDWLKLAIKDKTYNPEDGSFAYVKFIENMNAKDERYIKEPINFFKLDQKTLAAMAMQKAQEEKEEQERKEAERRAKEEARRQRMIADGLIPPD; this is translated from the exons atgtcaattACTGTCAAATTTGAcattatacctacatatattatcatttacattttttttttacctcaaCACTATGTGAGTCGTATAAGTAGCTACagaaataataacacaatGCCGCCCAAAAAAGGAAAAGGTAAAGATACTACACAAGCGGCCAAAGCTATGGCGATGGGGCCTCCACCGAAACCAAAGAAGATCCCACCACCACCAGCCTGCTTCGGTCCAGACGACTTAGCGAAATtcaaagaaatgtttaaagCTCACGATGAAGAAGGTATTGACAAG GTGAAATTAGAGGCTATACCATTAATGTTGAGAAAACTTGGGTTCAACCCAAAAACAGCAGAAATAAAGGAACTATTCAGACTTTTTTTGGAAGATGATTTAGTTGACACTGTGGAGTATCACGAATGGTTGTTTATGATAGAAGCTAAAATGAACTGGGGTGATGACTTTGAAGTTGAGGTGACGAAAGCTTTTGCGGCGTTAGCCCATGACGATGAAGACACTGGTATAGCGGATTTAGAGCTTTTACGAGAAGAACTAATGACATGGGGAGAGCCATTGACCGAGATCGAATTTGTTGATTGGCTGAAATTAGCTATTAAAGACAAAACTTACAATCCAGAGGACGGCAGCTTTGCATATGTaaagtttattgaaaacatGAATGCTAAGGATGAAAGATACATCAAAGAGCCGATCAACTTCTTCAAATTAGATCAAAAGACGTTAGCTGCAATGGCCATGCAGAAGGCACAAGAGGAAAAAGAAGAACAGGAGAGAAAGGAAGCTGAAAGACGAGCTAAAGAAGAAGCTAGACGGCAAAGGATGATAGCTGATGGCTTAATACCCCCCGACTAA
- the LOC116772419 gene encoding large subunit GTPase 1 homolog codes for MGKKNKDSLGRALIKDRYAKNRNRRHVEDNTLLHTTEVNDGYDWGRLNLQSVTAESSLQEFLSTAELANREFVAEKLNVKYVKSAPCEVELVTSQPEFDEPLTVPRRPPWKPGITAEEQITRERDAFLEWRRHLNELQTKLGAAVTPYERNLELWKQLWRTLEKSDVVLILLDARNPLLFRCLDLEKYASEQNCKCILLLNKADLTTEYTRKCWAEYFEKQNIPIIFFSAAKSSKERKISEDSQTEKDEIDSGTESAESEEDTDGPDDPDEIKQTEDDIEQFKRQLGDLNRAVNNTANKIDAVQEALDRVMESLRLGIPIEPFLCNPEKTTDSEQVDDCDTDQKEDHTGTDNKVENSHEIFGRDKLLEVLKTYKGKELKNPPRITVGMIGYPNVGKSSSVNVLMQTKKVSVSSMPGHTRHIQSLIVDSEVEVLDCPGLVLPAYAVAPDLLLTAVLPIDQMRSHDAAMARLCQLVSRHVFSQRYGLLLPEYDDTSMEYKKILTAHAFNRGFMTAAGQPDVSRSARLLLKDAASGRLRWEQPPPGTEPATLEQLIHENKARKPTPREARAVEGWMNKSAEIDSAFFAMQKGAAHVKGKPILGISSAQAADRQVIGKPWKHEKRHANKNKREKLRRVYAHLDEH; via the exons atgggAAAGAAAAATAAGGATTCACTTGGACGAGCTCTAATCAAAGATAGATATGCAAAAAATCGTAATCGTAGACATGTTGAAGATAATACAttg ttaCACACGACTGAAGTTAATGATGGTTATGATTGGGGGCGACTGAATTTGCAATCAGTAACCGCGGAATCATCATTACAAGAATTTCTGTCAACGGCAGAGCTTGCAAACAGAGAGTTTGTTGCAGAAAAGCTTAATGTGAAATATGTGAAATCAGCCCCATGTGAAGTAGAACTCGTTACCTCACAACCTGAATTTGATGAACCTCTCACTGTTCCGAGGAG ACCTCCATGGAAACCAGGCATTACAGCTGAAGAACAAATTACAAGAGAACGAGATGCTTTTTTGGAGTGGCGGAggcatttaaatgaattacagACTAAATTGGGTGCCGCGGTCACACCCTATGAAAGAAATCTTGAGCTTTGGAAACAGTTGTGGAGGACTTTGGAGAAGTCTGATGttgttttaatactattagaTGCCAGAAATCCACTTTTATTTAG GTGTTTAGATCTAGAAAAATATGCGTCAGAACAGAACTGCAAATGTATCCTGTTGTTGAACAAAGCTGATCTAACAACTGAATATACTCGGAAGTGTTGGGCTGAATATTTTGAGAAGCAG AACattccaataatttttttctcagcCGCCAAAAGTTCAAAGGAAAGAAAGATATCAGAAGACTCACAAACGGAGAAAGACGAAATTGACTCAGGAACGGAATCAGCTGAGTCAGAAGAAGATACAGACGGCCCTGATGACccagatgaaataaaacaaacagaagACGATATAGAACAGTTCAAAAGACAATTAGGAGATCTGAATAGGGCTGTCAATAACACAGCAAACAAAATAGACGCGGTGCAGGAAGCTTTGGATAGGGTTATGGAAAGTTTGAGGCTAGGAATACCTATTGAACCTTTTCTATGTAATCCAGAGAAGACCACAGATAGTGAACAGGTTGATGATTGTGATACAGATCAAAAAGAGGATCACACAGGAACAGATAATAAAGTGGAAAATTCACATGAGATCTTTGGAAGAGACAAATTGTTAGAAGTTCTGAAGACATATAAAGGGAAAGAATTAAAGAACCCTCCCAGGATAACAGTTGGGATGATTGGTTATCCAAATGTAGGCAAATCTAGTTCTGTTAATGTACTGATGCAAACCAAGAAG GTGAGTGTGTCCTCAATGCCCGGACACACCCGTCACATCCAGTCCCTGATAGTGGACAGTGAGGTAGAGGTATTGGATTGTCCCGGTCTAGTGTTGCCAGCCTACGCAGTCGCACCAGACTTATTATTGACGGCTGTACTGCCTATTGATCAG ATGCGGTCACACGACGCGGCGATGGCCCGCCTCTGTCAGTTAGTAAGCAGACACGTGTTCTCACAACGCTACGGGTTACTCCTGCCAGAATATGACGACACCTCCATGGAATACAAGAAGATACTCACAGCACACGCGT TCAACCGCGGCTTCATGACCGCCGCGGGTCAGCCGGACGTGTCTCGCTCAGCTCGTCTGTTGCTGAAAGATGCTGCGAGCGGTCGTCTGCGCTGGGAGCAACCGCCGCCGGGAACCGAACCCGCTACCCTCGAACAACTCATACACGAGAATAAAGCTAGAAAACCAACGCCGCGAGAGGCGCGCGCTGTAGAG GGCTGGATGAACAAGTCCGCTGAAATCGACAGCGCATTCTTTGCGATGCAAAAAGGTGCAGCTCACGTTAAAGGAAAACCTATATTAGG aATTTCATCAGCACAAGCAGCAGATAGACAAGTTATTGGAAAACCCTGGAAACATGAGAAAAGGCatgcaaacaaaaataaaagagaaaaattaaGAAGAGTCTACGCCCACTTGGacgaacattaa
- the LOC116772293 gene encoding phosducin-like protein produces MATLEDKILGEKLHNYCSSSEDEGGSDDEDCQSSDEKENSLKRCQEPSEPPPVNNWSGSATNTGPKGVLEDWRRFKELEAQNREELAKERIALAKKLTMTVKTVQEEDKEKEIDELEDELDELIDEGFLMKYQQQRMQELMAQLQKAPKFGKLQTLKNQDDFLSAIDKEDVKVTVVIHIYGHNVKACESMDGCLSILASDYPAVKFCRIAVDVAGLSRHFSVEGVPALLVYKGGQIIGNFVQLATELGNDFFASNVEKFLIEYGMLPEN; encoded by the coding sequence ATGGCTACTTTGGAGGACAAAATATTGGGAGAAAAACTTCATAACTACTGTAGTAGTAGCGAAGATGAAGGAGGTTCTGATGATGAAGATTGCCAAAGCTCAGATGAGaaagaaaattctttaaagAGGTGCCAGGAGCCATCGGAACCACCGCCTGTTAATAATTGGAGCGGTTCAGCAACCAACACAGGCCCAAAAGGGGTTTTGGAAGATTGGAGAAGATTTAAAGAATTAGAAGCACAGAACAGAGAGGAGTTAGCCAAAGAGCGCATTGCTCTAGCTAAAAAACTCACTATGACGGTAAAAACAGTTCAAGAAGAggataaagaaaaagaaatcgaTGAGTTGGAAGATGAGTTAGACGAATTAATTGATGAAGGTTTTCTTATGAAGTACCAACAACAAAGAATGCAGGAACTCATGGCGCAGTTACAAAAAGCGCCTAAATTTGGCAAGCTTCAAACGCTGAAAAACCAGGATGATTTCTTGAGTGCTATTGATAAGGAAGACGTAAAAGTAACAGtggttatacatatatatggacACAATGTCAAAGCTTGTGAGAGCATGGACGGTTGTTTAAGTATATTGGCATCAGATTATCCGGCAGTAAAGTTTTGTAGAATAGCAGTGGATGTAGCTGGTTTGAGTCGTCACTTTAGTGTAGAAGGTGTGCCAGCGCTACTTGTGTATAAAGGCGGACAGATTATTGGTAATTTTGTTCAGTTAGCAACAGAACTCGGCAATGATTTCTTTGCTTCAAATGTAGAAAAGTTTCTCATAGAATATGGTATGCTGcctgaaaattaa